TGATGTAACTACAGTCACCTAATTTAACATTGACAAGCTTCTTAATCTGTCATGGAGACATGTATGGCTCTCGAGCTAACTAAACAGCTGGTGATATTCTGTAACACCTTGCCTATTAGCTTAGCTAACTAGTTAACCAGGTTTGTTTATGCTACTCTCTCTCAAGGACGAATTTGGGTGGGTATAGCTCCATGGTTGATCATTTGACTGCAGAGCTaaaggtcgcaggttcaaattcccTACTGTACATCGCTTTGTTTGGATGAACGCGTCTGCTAAAGAAAAACAATACATGGTTATGCAGGGCATGGatgtgtccccctccctccacaccgtTTTCAACCTGTATGGCCCATCATACAGTTATTACTTGGCACTTCCCTTTCTAAACAACACAGTATAATATCTAGCCCCTCTGACTGTGCCACATACATCTCTATCTATGATACTATAGAGCGCGACCATGCTGCTGTTCTCTGCCTGCAGTGTCCTGTCATTGCTACCCATGTGAACCTGCTACCAGCAGGTACTGCGCTTGAGCACAGggaggttaaggttaggtttTGGGTTAGCCCTAAATATTTGCGTATTGGCAGCAATATTTTATACAGCAACAAAATGTTTTGCTATGGATTAGGCGGAGCAGAATTGGGGCATGAGGACAATGCCATTTCCCAAATGGCAACTTCAGCACTTTCTTCCAAAATCATATTTTTAAAGAAagtcaaacaaacacatgaaGACAGAGGACAATGCCCTCTGTAAATCGCAAATGTTTCCTTACATTATGTATATTTGCTATCAACCATAAACATATTGTCAATCCACTAATTTAACTAAGAATATGCCTCCcttaatttgatcatttctctCAGGATGACATCCGACAAAAAGTCCACTTGAACACCTTTGGGTTCTACAAGCACGGTTATATGATTGTGAACATGTCAAGCCTAACCCTTTCAGGAGAGGACATTGACCATATTGACAGCTCCACGGTAAGGAACATTTCCATTGTATTTCAATGAGTGGTtcttgagtgagagagagaagataatCATCATCAGATTTGTTTCAGTGTCTATTTTGCCGATTAATTTTGAATACTCCTCAGTATGAAGAATGTTTTTTTCTGGACAGTTTATTGATACTAATTATTTTTCAGGTTGGATTTAGCCTGGATAGAACCAGCAGTAATGGATTCTCTACTTACTTGGTAAGTATGCTTTCTTTAAGTCCCTGGAAAATTCcaattgtgtttttgttactATATTATCCATGTTAAGGATGTAGCAGGAGTTAGGCTTTTGGTAAACCTTTCCATTCAAGCACTTGTTCCAAAGTGACTAAACGGTTTCAAACTTAAATCCTTTATTGAAACAGACACACTGTGAGACAACTCTTGGAGGACCTAACAgtgtgtgaactgtgtgtgcttgtattgtATAGGATGAAGACCTGGACTATTGTGTCCTGAAGAAGAATCCCATTAGTGATGTTCCTGTGGCAATGCTGTTATTTGACTTCCAAAAGGAAGAGTGAGTTAAACACCCAATACTTGAAATCTGTCTCAATCACCATTGTGATCTTGGGCACACTTGTTCAACCAGAATTCATAATATACTGTAATGTGGTAATTAGAACGCATTTTTATCTAATCTCATCATCTCCTTGTTTATAGACTGGCAACCCTATCATTTTCAGTTAATTACTACCACATACACATTATTTCTAATAAACTGCAGAAGGTTGTACATTGGAAGTCAACTGTTTAATTTCTGAAAAACATGATGCATGTTTTTAGCGTGAAGATGAAGATGTCCGTAGACGAGAAACAGTTCCCCGACATCATTAGCGGTTTCCATGGAGTTAGGAAGACCGCAGCTGGAGGAGACCAAGATAAAACTGCAGAAGAGCAAGAAGCCGCCAACCCTCAGACAGACCCTGTGAATGGGAAGAATGCTGGTAGGTGTCATCTCTTCAACTCTCATCTCTTACTTCAAGTTAAAAGACTAAATAGTACCTTATGGTATGTTTATACGTTCTTACCATTCTTTTCCTTTTGAACaattcctttaaaaaaaatactttaatGTGCCAGGACATAGCTGTGTTCTCTTGTTGACGATGGGAGAAATTAAGATCCAGAGAGAACATGGCTTTTAATTTGACGTTTTACCCGTTGTTGTAAGAAATCAATGTTGTTTTTCCGATGTTAGGTGGGAGTAAAACCAAGAGAGATGTTTCAAAGGTAAGAGGCTTGATTTGCATGCATTAACATGATCTTCCTTTATTATTTTCCGGAAATTACTAATATTAACAATGAATGTCTTCTCATGACTGGAGTGACTCCTTTTTTTCACTCCTGCAGAAAAAGACAGTGCTTTCATACCCTCTCCACCAGAAAGATAGTTCATACTCATTCCAGGTACAGTTTTTCTGCTTTAAAGATCATTATGTGAAAAGTCTCCAATATATACAACTTTAAAAGATATATCTGAGAATTATATTGAGTATATAGCTAGTAAAATCATTTTGGAACAGGATAAATGAAATGAAGTGACTAGGGTTTACTTACAAATATCTTACAACAATTTTGCCACTACTCTATGGCAGTATTTGTGTTATTAATCACAGATGTGACATACTGTTTGTTTTCCCCAATGTGCAGTTTCACTTCAACATCAGCACGGATGAGCAGCAAGGACTTTACAACTTTTATTTCCACAACTGCAAAAACACTACTGTAATAGCTAACCCTTTACGCTTCAGCATGGAGGTGAGACCTTACAACGTACATATATTTGACAGTCAAATCCACTAAATTGATGAAATCTTAGCAGTTGATCTGCAGTCTGGAATCTGTCTTTTTTCACCACCTTTCTTTCACTGTTACGTGCTAGATAATCAAAACTGATGTAGACAATGTTCTGCATCCTGGTACAAGCTCAAATTCAATTACAGCAGATATTGATATCGGTCacaaaatgttaaaaaaagaCACTTCATTAATCCGTCTGCATTCTGTTAACTAAAAATTTCATATCTCTTTCTGCTGTTTCCAGATTAGTATTGTGGAGAAAAACCCTAACAGTTACCTCTCTGCTGGTGAAATACCCTTGCCGAAGTTGTACATCATCATGTCCATGTTTTTCTTTGTCATCGGCACACTCTGGGTCCACATCCTCCGCACACGCAGGTAAAATTTGCAGGCGTAGTACGGCCACTGAAAAtaagatgaatgttttcatAATGCTAGAGGTCATTAATGGTTTTGGTCACATTAGTCTTCTACAATTAAAGTCTCTGGCTGTATTCCACAACAACCAACAGAGGGCAGCACATCGTCAAACATGTTCTAGGATTCCAAAGCTTTCCACCAAATATTTTTATTTGTCCTTTTATCTCAGAACTGATGTATATAAAATCCACTGGCTGATGGCAGCTCTTCCCTTCACCAAGTGTCTCTCACTCATCTTCCATGCGGTGAGTTCAAGTTTGTAGTTTGTACAGTGTTTTTTATCTTAAACAACTTTACTGTGTTTTTTTCCATACATTGTCTCTACAAAATAACTACTAATATTTACAACTGAATTGGGCATGTCAGACTTAGCACCACTTTCATATTATATCCCTCTATTATCCTCTCACGTTTTTTGGAGTTTGAGTTGGCAGTAACAAGACATTGCATATTGTATGTTTTTCAGATTGACTACCACTACATCTCAAACCAAGGGTTCCCGATTGAAGGCTGGGCAGTTGTGTATTACATTACTCATCTGTAAGTTCTATAGTACTATATTTAACCAACACAAAGTTTTTCCTCTCAATTGTCCCTTAATTTGATGAAGCGCTTCATAATGGTACACTAAGTTACTATTCAGTAATACAATTATTCTGTCTCTTCATGAATACTTAGAACATACACTTTGTGTGACTAATATATGATTTCTGTTATGTTGTTAGACTGAAGGGGGCACTATTGTTCATCACCATTGCTCTGATAGGGACTGGCTGGGCTTTTGTCAAGCATATCCTCTCAGATAAGGACAAGAAGATTTTTATGATAGTCATTCCACTACAGGTAACACAGCCTTAATGAATTCCCCAAATGTCAAAGCCTTTAACTGAACGAACATCCATTAAATTCCAGATTTGTAATGCACATTGTTATTTCACATTATAAACCAAGTTAAACATATTTAACTTCTGAAGTAGAAGGTGGGCTGAAGTTATTTCTTAGCAAATTCTTCTAAATGTTATGTGTTTCCTCTAGGTGCTGGCTAATGTTGCGTACATCATCATTGAGTCGACTGAGGAGGGCACCACAGAATATGGCTTGTGGAAGGAGATTCTTTTCCTGGTCGACTTGCTTTGCTGTGGGGCCATTCTCTTCCCTGTGGTTTGGTAAGTTTTCATTTTTATCTGTTTGCCAAAACCTAATTCACAACCTCAAAATTAATATATTTGTAATATTTTAATATTGATGCAGTTGTGTAGTAACTAAGTCAATCAGTGTCAATATTGTTTGGTGATATATATGTATAAGTAAATGACATCTACACTTGAAAGTACACCTATCAAATGTAAGATTAATTAAATTATTTCAATTTTATAAATAGTATTCCCGCCTTCCAACAGGTCAATACGACATTTACAAGAAGCTTCATCCACTGATGGTAAAGGTAAGCTTCCACTCAATATTAAAATATCCCACTTTACTCATCACCTTCAACCTGAGTCCACAAGCCAAATCTGGCTTCAAATCCAAATGTTCATCATTGCCACTGTTGTTCAAATGACTGTACACATGTGCCGCAAAGACTCTTGAAGTGAATCCATCATCTGCTAAGCCACCTGTTGGTTTTGAGAAAAGTTATGTATATTTGTAAGGGAATAACTTTTAGGCCCTATTTGAAATGAGGACAGTCAGACACTATTATAAATCCCTGTCATGTAGCTATCCTTCACACAACTTGGAACTACCCAGAATACTTGAATGAGTATTAAACCCTGCCAAGTAGCAACCTTTCCATTTGAAAGTTACAAGTGGTTGAAAAATTATGTTTCTTCTGTTATTGCTTTGCACAGTGGAGTACATTTATCACTGTGAGAAAAAAACTTGCAGAATCATGTCTGAAATGTCTGGTATGGATAAAAATACTTTTGGTGAACCTTTTCCCTCTGGAGGCCTAAATAATTTCTCTAACGTAACTGATTTGAAAAGTTAGTCTTTAGAGCTGTTTATTTGTGTGATAATGTTGACGGATGATGTCAGACACACAGAACTGAAGTGCTGTCATGGGGTTTTGGCCTTGCTTGGTGACTAACATGCTTTTTTGGTCTTTGTAGCTGCCATCAATCTTGCCCAGTTGAAGCTCTTCAGGCACTACTATGTGATGGTAAGAAGCTTATTTGactcaatatataaacacagacacacaccgtaCATTCACTGCCCCTAGATCGTCTCTTGTACATTCCTAAATGGAAATGTCCaagaaaatgtatttctaaGTTTAGTAAATGGAAAATGTATGGGAATTTAGTAAATGGAAATTTGTATTGTCCAAATACTATCTCCAAATAACGGTCGATGACTTGTGAGTGTGATGACTTGTTCATACTATAATTTGAACAAGTTTCTGACATATTTCTCTTCCCTGTAGATTGTATGCTATATATACTTCACTCGTATAATAGCCATTCTCATCAAATTCATCGTGCCTTTTCAGTGGAAATGGCTATATCAGGTGAGTGTATTTTTTTGCCTTAATTTCTTTTATGTTCATAGACCCAGCTGGTTGACTGTACACAGAAAGTAGTTTGCAAAGTTGAACAAAAGCAACATAAGTTGCAATGGACCTTGTTAACCCAACGGTTACAGTACAGTTTCCTCACATCACATTTGTAACACTAATGCGATTATTTGGAAGTCTCATTTCCTCATAATGCCTCTCCCACTGTTTAATTTCCCCTCTCTTCTATGATTACCCTCTCCCTACTGCCAACTCTCCTCTCTAGCTATTGGACGAGCTGGCCACTCTGGTATTTTTCTTCCTGACGGGTCACCAATTCCGTCCCGCCTCTTATAACCCCTACCTGCTGCTGTCtgcagaggatgaggaggacctGGAGATGGATGACGTGTAAGTAACTGGCGACACACCAGCAAGGTTTCCTCATTCCTTATTTATTATGAAAAGCTTCAATGCTGTTAAGTGAGGTGAGGGATGGATGTTTTCTAAAGACTAGTTCTACACAGTTTTGTGATGTTTTAAAGGTTTTCCAATTTACCAGTACAAGATTAAAGATGCAAATTAAACATTAAGACTTGGGAACATCATGGGTACTTTCCAGTCTTTAATGGTAACATTTAAATATTTGTTGTATTTGTAAAAGCAGATTGTTACCATCTCATCTAAGATGAATACAGCTTAAGAGTTAGTGCAAGACCATGTTGCATATCTTGATATCTCCCCTCTTAAGGTTCAGTTGTAGCCTATATTGTTGTTTCTGTTTCCTCTGGCTCATAAGTGTCAGGCACAGTAAGTCAGAGGAGGCAGTTGTGTGGCATAGGTTTGCCACCCTAGGTGCCATCTGTTAAAACCCCAAGAGGAGCACAAAAATGACATCTGATTGAGAGTAACCCAATTTTAGGGACATTCTTAGTGACTGCACCTACTTCAGCCTACATTCTACTACATTCTACTATATTCTTTTGTCCTTGTCTGTTTTTAGTGTCTCAACATCCCGTTGATTAATCACTGTCTGCTTTTTCtgggccctctc
The Hypomesus transpacificus isolate Combined female chromosome 22, fHypTra1, whole genome shotgun sequence genome window above contains:
- the gpr107 gene encoding protein GPR107 is translated as MATDKRIWTGVFVLVLLHLSQSHCRLHHLVLKDDIRQKVHLNTFGFYKHGYMIVNMSSLTLSGEDIDHIDSSTVGFSLDRTSSNGFSTYLDEDLDYCVLKKNPISDVPVAMLLFDFQKEDVKMKMSVDEKQFPDIISGFHGVRKTAAGGDQDKTAEEQEAANPQTDPVNGKNAGGSKTKRDVSKKKTVLSYPLHQKDSSYSFQFHFNISTDEQQGLYNFYFHNCKNTTVIANPLRFSMEISIVEKNPNSYLSAGEIPLPKLYIIMSMFFFVIGTLWVHILRTRRTDVYKIHWLMAALPFTKCLSLIFHAIDYHYISNQGFPIEGWAVVYYITHLLKGALLFITIALIGTGWAFVKHILSDKDKKIFMIVIPLQVLANVAYIIIESTEEGTTEYGLWKEILFLVDLLCCGAILFPVVWSIRHLQEASSTDGKAAINLAQLKLFRHYYVMIVCYIYFTRIIAILIKFIVPFQWKWLYQLLDELATLVFFFLTGHQFRPASYNPYLLLSAEDEEDLEMDDVITTSTAMGDGVKKVKKVSNGSSPEERESMA